The nucleotide window AGATAACCTGAACTTCCTCAGCTTGCATGCCTTTCTGGCCGCGGGTAGCGACGAAGGAGACTTGCTGGCCTTCTTTCAGGCTCTTGAAGCCGTCACCCTGAATGGCACGGAAGTGTACGAAGAGGTCGTCACCGGATTGCGGAGTGATGAAGCCGAAGCCTTTCTCATCGTTGAACCACTTAACGGTACCGGTTTGGCGATTGGACATTTGATGTCTCCTTGAACCAAGTTTTGAAGAATAAAGTGCGGGCTAAAAGGCCCGAACATCACTGTGTGCAAGGAGATAGGAGTCGTATCGATATTTGGATCGAAATCTAAACATGTAGCGATTCACGGTGACACATGCAGCAGCAGCCCAGTAACAATACCGTTTTTCTGGAGCAAAGCGAGCTTTATTTTGGATTTCTTCGCCGTGCGGCCGCAGCTGGCTGTGACGGCCGTTGCGGCGTGACAGAAGCCAGGCTTTGAACACCCGTGTCAGGCTCGGTAAGATGCGCCTCTTCGCAGGACCATTAACCTATTCAGGACGCCAGCCATGAGCATCAAATCGGACAAGTGGATTCGCCGCATGGCCCAGGATCACGGCATGATCGAGCCCTTCGTCGAGCGCCAGGTGCGCACCGAAGGCAGCGAGCGACTGATCTCCTATGGCGTCTCCAGCTACGGTTACGACGTGCGCTGCGCCGATGAATTCAAGGTGTTCACCAACATCCATTCGGCCACCGTGGATCCGAAGAATTTCGACGAGAAGAGCTTCGTGGATGTGAAGGGGCCGGTGTGCATCATTCCACCGAACTCCTTCGCGCTGGCGCGTACCGTCGAGTATTTCCGCATCCCGCGCGATGTGTTGACGATCTGCCTGGGCAAGAGCACCTACGCGCGTTGCGGCATCATCGTCAACGTCACGCCGCTGGAACCGGAGTGGGAAGGCCATGTGACGCTGGAGTTCTCCAACACCACCACGCTGCCGGCGAAGATCTATGCCAACGAGGGCGTGGCGCAGATGCTGTTCCTGCAGTCCGACGAGCCTTGTGAGGTGTCTTACCGCGACCGCGGCGGCAAGTATCAGGGGCAGCGCGGCGTGACCCTGCCCAAGGCCTGATGGACGAGGCGCCGCAGCCGGGACGCTCGCCCGGACTGCGGTGCTTTCATTGACGCTTCACGCGCCGAGATAGGCGTCGCGTACCTTCGGGTCGTTCAGCAGCTGCTCGCCGCTGCCCTGCATGACGATGCGCCCGTTCTCCAACACATAGCCCCGATCGGCCAGCCTGAGCGCCTGGTTGGCGTTCTGCTCGACGAGGAAAATCGTCACGCCATCCTCACGCAGCTGTTCGATGATGTCGAAGATCTGCTGGATGATGATCGGCGCCAGGCCCAGCGACGGTTCGTCCAGCAGCAGCAGCTTCGGTTTGCTCATCAGCGCCCGACCAATGGCCAGCATCTGCTGCTCGCCGCCGGACATGGTGCCGGCACGCTGCGCAAGGCGCTCCTGCAGGCGCGGGAACAGGTGCAACACCTTGTCCAGCTGCTGCTGGTTGTCGGCCTTGCTGCCGAAGAATCCGCCCATCGCCAGATTCTCCTCGACGGTCAGGCGCGCAAACACCCTGCGTCCTTCCGGCACCACGGCGATGCTCTTGCGCATGATGTCGCAGCTTTGCTGGCCGACCAGTTCCTCGCCCTCGTAACGGATGCTGCCGCTCGCGGCCTGGGGCGAGCCGCAGAGCGTCATCAGCAGGGTCGACTTACCGGCACCGTTGGCGCCGATCAGCGTGACGATTTCGCCCCGCTCGACGTTGAGGCTGACGTCATGCAGCGCCTGGATCTTGCCGTAACAGGTGGAGACGTTATCGAAAGACAGCATGCTCACGCCTCCCCCAGATAGGCTTTGATCACGTCCGGATTGTTGCGGATCTGCTCCGGCGTACCGTCGGCCAGGGGGGTGCCCTGGTTGATGACGTAGATGTGGTCGGAAATGCTCATCACCAGCTTCATGTCGTGCTCGATCAGCAGAACGGTTACGCCGTGCTCCTCGCGCAGCAGGGCAATCAGTGCCTTGAGATCCTCGGTTTCCTTCGGGTTCAGGCCGGCCGCCGGCTCGTCGAGCATGAGGATGCGCGGGCGCGTCATC belongs to Pseudomonas phenolilytica and includes:
- a CDS encoding cold-shock protein, whose protein sequence is MSNRQTGTVKWFNDEKGFGFITPQSGDDLFVHFRAIQGDGFKSLKEGQQVSFVATRGQKGMQAEEVQVI
- the dcd gene encoding dCTP deaminase, coding for MSIKSDKWIRRMAQDHGMIEPFVERQVRTEGSERLISYGVSSYGYDVRCADEFKVFTNIHSATVDPKNFDEKSFVDVKGPVCIIPPNSFALARTVEYFRIPRDVLTICLGKSTYARCGIIVNVTPLEPEWEGHVTLEFSNTTTLPAKIYANEGVAQMLFLQSDEPCEVSYRDRGGKYQGQRGVTLPKA
- a CDS encoding ABC transporter ATP-binding protein — translated: MLSFDNVSTCYGKIQALHDVSLNVERGEIVTLIGANGAGKSTLLMTLCGSPQAASGSIRYEGEELVGQQSCDIMRKSIAVVPEGRRVFARLTVEENLAMGGFFGSKADNQQQLDKVLHLFPRLQERLAQRAGTMSGGEQQMLAIGRALMSKPKLLLLDEPSLGLAPIIIQQIFDIIEQLREDGVTIFLVEQNANQALRLADRGYVLENGRIVMQGSGEQLLNDPKVRDAYLGA